Proteins encoded together in one Cydia splendana unplaced genomic scaffold, ilCydSple1.2 scaffold_10_ctg1A, whole genome shotgun sequence window:
- the LOC134805431 gene encoding uncharacterized protein LOC134805431, with amino-acid sequence MKPESLSSSSLHSSQPDVSSEHDSDQKSDTVNVRKRKQPDLDTNITKALDTFMANMQKSLNDFKTDVKADLNSLRLDYAEIKNSLETTNTKQNELSQTLSEVRTSLDFFSDRQDKLEKRVESAEKYIDTQKKGAHSFLDVKKSVIELQLQLNDYQQRERINNLEITGLPEHAAENLMDIMIAIAKISGVTLSKDDIEHVNRVKPRQTVEGRPRAVIAKLKKRSKNRGITTEDIELPGGRKPIYINEHLTPVNKALLKKTRDAAADKHYEFVWTKNCQILARKNQGAPALHLRTEEDLRKIR; translated from the coding sequence ATGAAGCCGGAATCCTTGTCCTCGTCATCCCTTCACTCTTCTCAACCGGATGTATCATCAGAACATGACTCCGACCAAAAATCAGACACCGTAAACGTTCGAAAAAGAAAACAGCCTGACCTAGATACAAACATAACAAAGGCGCTGGACACGTTTATGGCAAATATGCAAAAGTCACTTAACGATTTCAAGACTGACGTAAAGGCAGATCTTAACAGCTTACGCTTAGACTACGCTGAGATCAAGAACTCGTTAGAGACCACCAACACCAAGCAGAACGAGCTAAGCCAAACGCTTTCAGAGGTACGTACCAGCTTAGATTTCTTCTCTGACCGCCAAGACAAGCTTGAAAAACGGGTAGAATCAGCTGAAAAATACATCGACACCCAAAAAAAAGGAGCTCACTCTTTTTTAGATGTAAAAAAGAGTGTTATCGAGCTGCAATTACAATTAAACGACTACCAGCAACGCGAGCGAATTAATAATTTGGAAATTACTGGATTACCTGAGCATGCCGCAGAAAATCTCATGGATATAATGATAGCAATCGCCAAAATCAGCGGTGTCACTCTCTCCAAGGACGACATCGAGCATGTCAACCGAGTAAAACCTCGTCAAACTGTCGAAGGCAGGCCCCGAGCTGTCATAGCCAAACTCAAGAAAAGGAGCAAGAATCGTGGAATTACGACAGAAGACATCGAATTACCAGGTGGCCGCAAGCCCATTTACATCAACGAGCATTTGACTCCAGTTAACAAGGCCCTGCTGAAGAAAACCCGAGACGCTGCCGCTGACAAGCACTACGAGTTCGTTTGGACAAAAAACTGTCAAATATTGGCACGCAAAAACCAGGGAGCCCCGGCTTTACACCTCCGAACGGAAGAAGACCTGCGAAAAATCCGTTAA